From the Pseudomonas syringae KCTC 12500 genome, the window TCGAAAGATGTATGTCCTTGAGTGTCCAGTTCTATTTGGAACAGATAGCCCGTATCCTCTACGCCGGTACATATTAAATTCTCGGGATACCAAATTTGCAGCTCCAAGTAACGTGCATCCTGTTCTAGCGGCACCCAAGTCTCCCAAATAACATCTTCACCCTCAGGTGGCATCAATGGAAATGTGCAGTCTTTATGAACATGTTCTATACGTTTTTCGGTCAGCACTCCGAACTGGCTGGTGGCCCTGAACTGTCCTCTATCCAAGAAGTCCTGATATATCGGTTGGTCTATTTTATTCACTGGCATTATGCCCCAAGGACGCTTGCTGCTGATAACGTTGAAGTTTACTGAGCGTCCGCGCAATATATTTGGTAAGCGAAGCTGTATGCCTGCACCGTTTTGAATCGTCGCGCTAAAATAGTCACCTTTACCCAAATATCGATCTTCATAATGCGTGGTGCTTTTAACATAAAGTTGTGGGCCTAGCTGTATCTCAAGCAAGTTACGAATCTCGTCGTAATGACCCTGAGGGGTTTCTGGGTGGCGATATTGAAGCGTTCTGGACCAGCAGCATTTTCGTAGCCACCAGCCGACAAGATCTTGCTTGAAATAATTTAACGCCATCGTTGCTAAAAGATAGATTGTACCTGTAACGAGTAGAGCGAAACTGAACCAAGGACTCATGACTAATATAGTTAGCTTGCTTGCAGGAGAAATGCCCACTAGCAATTGAGCCAGCGAGCCCAACCCCATCGCAGAGGCAGCAAAGCCTTTTATGATAGTCGCGTTTTTTTCTGCCGAAGTTTCCAGTTTGTTCCAGTCATCGCGAATATCTATTACCTCTAACATTACCGCCGCTACCCCAAACGCTCCCATCGCCACCATTGAAACCCTGAACCCACGTATCGCATCACTCCACGCCGCATTTCCCTTCGCCCTCCAATAACTCGCAGAGCGATCCAGAATCCCGACATTCTTGCCATCGATCAGCACCGGCGTCGCATCCCTGATAACCGCCCACGGTGCTTCAACAAACACCGCCATCAGCAAGTTAAAGCTATACCCCAACCCATACGTCACCTTGCCGACGTCCTTGGCACTGAAGTCTCCATCCCGAGTAAGGTCGCGATAAGTGAAGGCGGTGTTGATGAAGTTGAGCATGATCACGCCCCAGGTGATCGAGCCGGCAATCCCACCCAGGCCATCGATCCAGCGCCTGGCGGTGCTCAGCCAGTCTTTGGCGATGGCTTTGCCGGACTGGAAGTGCTGGCGAATCTCGCCCTGCAGTTGCTTCGCATATTCGTTGTTCTGATAGTCGAGCAGGGCGGGCATGCTCAGTTCGTGCAGACGAAGCTTTTGCTCAAGCGCGCGCAGGTGGCGGGCGATGCTTTTGCGGGGTTTGTAAGCGGTTGGGTAGAGCCAGCTGCGGCGGGTGTCGCTGATCTGTTTGTTAAGCACCTGCCACTCACTGATCCAGTTTTTCAGTTTCGCGAGCATGGTGTGATCGATCGCAATACGCGCCTTCGAGTCGAGCAGGATCTGGCCGATCAGCAGCGTGCGTATCAGTGCAACGATGTTTTGCTGCTTGCCCACCGCCAGACGGCTGTCGATGGGCACCCAGGCCAGCAGGATACTTTCGAACGTTCCCTTGCCAGCACCGCTGGCCAGTTGGCCGAGGGCTTTGAAGGTGTCCTGAACGGGTTGTTTCAGCGCCTTCATCCACGGCTTGTCGGCAAAGCCCTGATGATTGAGCGTGCCGTTGAGTTCGCCGATGCGGGTAGCCAGGTTGGTGACGTCGCCAAGGCCGTTCAGCAGCGCGTTGGCCTCCTGGTGCAGCGCGTGTTTGAGCGCCGGTGAGAAGCCGTAGCGCAAGGTGCCAAACGGGCTGCTGTCGTTGGCTTCCTGCTCGGCGAGCCAGGCGCTGGCGGCGTTGTCCTGAGCGTAAATGATCTGCAGGTTGAGCATGAGCGTTTGCAGATAAAGCAGGCTTTCAGGGTGTGTGGGGTCGACAAACAGCTTGAGCGGTTCCGTGCCCAGATGGGTCGACCATTGCCGAAAGTCGCTTTGCGTGTCACGCACCTGTTGCAGCAGTGTGTCGCCGGTTGGCAGGTGCTGCTGAAGGTACTGACGCGCACCGCTCAGATCGACCTCGCGCCGCCATTTGTGGCGATCTTTCCAGGCTTGCAGGGCGTCGTCGGAGGGCGCGCTGCCGTAACGCGTTTCAATCGATCTACGCATCTCCGGGCTCTTGAACATGTCCGGCATCAGCAGAAAATCGCCGGGCACGTTACTGCTGCTGATCTGCGCTTCCTCAAGGATGCACTGCTCGAAGTAAGCTTCGAGCTCGCCCAGATACTGGTGAGTGAGCGCGGCATTATCGCGCACCGATGCTGGCAGTTTCTCCGGTTCGCTTTCAGCGCCACATAGCGTGGTGACGGTCTGGGCTATCTGGAGCTTGTGTTCGTGCTCGGCCTGCCAGTTGCGGTAAGCGGCCTGATCGGCAGCCAGTTGCATGCCCAGATCGTTGAAAATGGCCAGCGGATCATCAAGGGCGATGAGCAGGGAGCTGTCCTGATCTTCAACGCTGCCCTGCCAGAAAACGTCAGCGCCGATTGGCGAAAACAGCGGCTGGGTTTCTTCGCTGGAGGCCTTGGATGTAGGAATCGCCGAGTCTGCAAAGCGGTCATCTTCAACCACATGCTCTTTGTCGATGTCCGCCACCGCCTCGGCGATACGGTTCAACGGCAGGGTATGCGGCTCGGCCATGGTCATGCAGTAGCGTTTCAGATCCAGCGCTTTCATCCATGACGTGCGGCTTGCCGGATTGGAGCGCAGGTGTTCGCAGATTCGCCAGGTCCACTGCTGCGCTGAAAAGGCGATGCGCAGCAGGTTGTTTCGCGGATAGAGCAGAAAAGGCTTGGCATCGCTGCCGCCACTGCGCTGGTTGCTGCCGATCTGCGCATCGGTCCAGACAATACGGCTCAGGTTGCCGGTGGCGGCTGACACCGCGTACTCGTGCAACGTCTCTGCCGTTTCGTCATAGACATACACATAGCCGTCATACAGTTGGCGAAGGGTATAACTGCGTGTTTTCAGCTTCGGCATCACCGCCCAGCGGCTGCCCTTGAGTAGCGGTTTCAGCTTCTCGGGCGCGGTATCGTAGCGGGAGCGGTCCAGCGCATAGCGCACTGGCACGATGGCGACTTCAGGTTTTCGGAAGGGGCACAGACTGGTGGCCGTGGCGGGAGTTTTGGCGAACGTTGCAGCACGTCGTTGTGTATGGGTGCCGGATTTGTCGGTCATGCATGGAATCTCTGCGCAGAAACGGGCGATATCGCCCGCTGTATGCAGAAGTGCATTCCAAGATATGTGCCGACTGTCTATTTGCCTATAAAAAACAAATAGATAGAGATTTAAAGCAAAGACATCGAGCAAAAAAAGCATGAAATAGTGCGCA encodes:
- a CDS encoding toxin VasX; the protein is MTDKSGTHTQRRAATFAKTPATATSLCPFRKPEVAIVPVRYALDRSRYDTAPEKLKPLLKGSRWAVMPKLKTRSYTLRQLYDGYVYVYDETAETLHEYAVSAATGNLSRIVWTDAQIGSNQRSGGSDAKPFLLYPRNNLLRIAFSAQQWTWRICEHLRSNPASRTSWMKALDLKRYCMTMAEPHTLPLNRIAEAVADIDKEHVVEDDRFADSAIPTSKASSEETQPLFSPIGADVFWQGSVEDQDSSLLIALDDPLAIFNDLGMQLAADQAAYRNWQAEHEHKLQIAQTVTTLCGAESEPEKLPASVRDNAALTHQYLGELEAYFEQCILEEAQISSSNVPGDFLLMPDMFKSPEMRRSIETRYGSAPSDDALQAWKDRHKWRREVDLSGARQYLQQHLPTGDTLLQQVRDTQSDFRQWSTHLGTEPLKLFVDPTHPESLLYLQTLMLNLQIIYAQDNAASAWLAEQEANDSSPFGTLRYGFSPALKHALHQEANALLNGLGDVTNLATRIGELNGTLNHQGFADKPWMKALKQPVQDTFKALGQLASGAGKGTFESILLAWVPIDSRLAVGKQQNIVALIRTLLIGQILLDSKARIAIDHTMLAKLKNWISEWQVLNKQISDTRRSWLYPTAYKPRKSIARHLRALEQKLRLHELSMPALLDYQNNEYAKQLQGEIRQHFQSGKAIAKDWLSTARRWIDGLGGIAGSITWGVIMLNFINTAFTYRDLTRDGDFSAKDVGKVTYGLGYSFNLLMAVFVEAPWAVIRDATPVLIDGKNVGILDRSASYWRAKGNAAWSDAIRGFRVSMVAMGAFGVAAVMLEVIDIRDDWNKLETSAEKNATIIKGFAASAMGLGSLAQLLVGISPASKLTILVMSPWFSFALLVTGTIYLLATMALNYFKQDLVGWWLRKCCWSRTLQYRHPETPQGHYDEIRNLLEIQLGPQLYVKSTTHYEDRYLGKGDYFSATIQNGAGIQLRLPNILRGRSVNFNVISSKRPWGIMPVNKIDQPIYQDFLDRGQFRATSQFGVLTEKRIEHVHKDCTFPLMPPEGEDVIWETWVPLEQDARYLELQIWYPENLICTGVEDTGYLFQIELDTQGHTSFEGSSAADLEVKSLNRLGFMTLEIAE